A genomic stretch from Budorcas taxicolor isolate Tak-1 chromosome 15, Takin1.1, whole genome shotgun sequence includes:
- the C15H11orf71 gene encoding uncharacterized protein C11orf71 homolog: MAQNSVSLSAGDRRSRVAYLSSSHGDLSSSALALAMVSGDSFLVTRPEAILPEPVPRPSVRLNFRTESRRAPGGGRSPTRFNEGRELEARSRSRQARFSPYPGPAVKLDLLRSVLQQRLVALGGVIVARLSA; encoded by the coding sequence ATGGCGCAGAACTCTGTGTCCCTGTCCGCCGGCGATCGAAGGAGTCGGGTGGCTTACCTTAGCTCTTCCCACGGTGACCTCAGCTCGTCGGCCTTAGCGTTGGCGATGGTCTCCGGAGACAGCTTCCTCGTTACCAGGCCCGAAGCGATTCTTCCAGAACCTGTTCCTCGACCCTCCGTGCGGCTGAACTTCCGGACCGAGAGCCGTCGGGCGCCTGGTGGCGGCCGAAGCCCGACCCGCTTTAACGAGGGAAGGGAACTGGAGGCGCGGAGCCGAAGCCGCCAGGCCAGATTCTCACCTTACCCTGGCCCTGCGGTGAAACTCGACCTTCTAAGAAGTGTCCTGCAACAGCGTCTGGTGGCACTTGGAGGAGTTATCGTAGCCCGTCTTTCAGCTTAA
- the RBM7 gene encoding RNA-binding protein 7, with product MGAAAAEADRTLFVGNLETKVTEELLFELFHQAGPVIKVKIPKDKDGKPKQFAFVNFKHEVSVPYAMNLLNGIKLFGRPIKIQFRAGSSHASQEVSLSYSQHHVGNSSPTSTSPSRTVDNMTPSAQTIQRSFSSSENFQRQAVMNNVLRQMSYGGKFGSPHLDQSGFSPSVQSHNHTFNQSSSSQWRQDTPSSQRKVRLNSHPYVMDRHYSREQRYSDVSDHHYRGNRDDFFYEDRNHDGWSHDYDNRRDSGRNGKWRSSRH from the exons ATGGGGGCGGCGGCAGCCGAAGCGGATCGCACTCTCTTTGTGGGCAACCTTGAAACGAAAGTAACAGAGGAACTCCTCTTCGAGCTTTTCCACCAG GCTGGTCCAGTAATTAAAGTGAAAATTCCAAAAGACAAGGATGGTAAACCGAAGCAGTTTGCGTTTGTGAATTTCAAACATGAAGTATCTGTTCCTTACGCCATGAATCTGCTTAATGGAATCAAACTTTTTGGAAGGCCTATCAAGATTCAGTTTAGAGCAG GAAGTAGCCATGCCTCACAGGAGGTCAGTTTGTCATATTCCCAGCATCATGTTGGAAATTCAAGCCCTACTTCCACATCTCCTAGCAG GACGGTGGATAACATGACTCCATCAGCACAGACAATTCAAAGATCTTTCTCATCTTCAGAAAATTTTCAGAGGCAAGCAGTG ATGAACAATGTTTTGAGACAGATGTCATATGGAGGGAAATTTGGTTCTCCACATCTGGATCAGTCAGGATTttccccatcagttcagtcacataATCATACTTTTAACCAGTCTTCAAGCTCCCAGTGGCGCCAAGATACACCATCATCACAGAGGAAAGTCAGACTGAATTCTCATCCCTACGTGATGGATAGACATTACAGCCGTGAACAGCGTTACAGTGATGTGTCTGACCATCATTACAGAGGAAACAGGGATGATTTTTTCTATGAAGACAGGAATCACGATGGCTGGAGCCATGACTATGATAACAGAAGAGACAGTGGTAGAAATGGGAAATGGCGCTCATCTCGACACTAA